The Pseudomonadota bacterium genome includes a region encoding these proteins:
- a CDS encoding DUF2288 family protein, producing MRSDNELAKKLRAEQGTVSWSWLRPHAKRGMLFQVAAELELLVVGLAVAEDRVKEVAAWLDRGRLARPTSEALVGWETRGGLFKALIVKPYVFFQELKHAPEEP from the coding sequence ATGCGGAGTGACAATGAACTGGCAAAGAAGCTGCGGGCTGAACAGGGTACGGTCAGCTGGTCCTGGCTCAGGCCACATGCCAAACGGGGCATGCTTTTTCAGGTGGCGGCTGAGCTTGAACTCTTGGTCGTGGGACTGGCGGTGGCTGAAGATCGGGTAAAGGAAGTCGCAGCCTGGCTGGATCGGGGAAGGCTGGCGCGGCCGACGTCTGAAGCGCTGGTCGGCTGGGAGACGCGGGGGGGGCTTTTCAAGGCCTTGATCGTTAAACCCTATGTTTTCTTTCAAGAGCTCAAGCATGCACCGGAAGAACCCTGA
- the miaB gene encoding tRNA (N6-isopentenyl adenosine(37)-C2)-methylthiotransferase MiaB — MGVGVLTEKLIESKKIFIETYGCQMNVCDSGKIAHLFGARSYQVTSDYRQADLIVINTCSVREKPELKLFSALGRYLPLKRGHLGLVLAVGGCVAQQWGEKLQERYPGLDIVFGTHQLDALPGMVEEVLATRQRLSRTAFREIPGGLEVLARPDPAVPSAMVTIMQGCDNFCTYCIVPYVRGREYSRPSAAIIAEVEKLVQAGVGEVMLLGQNVNSYGLKTPGEISFAELLFRLAKIDGLKRIRFTTSHPKDMSAELIKAFAELPGLCPSLHLPLQAGSDAVLKRMGRGYSAAAYLEKVAELRRVRPGLALTTDIIVGFPGESEADFQETLKMLEQVGYDQIYSFKYSPRPGTRAAAYNDLVPAAEKDERLARCQALQDGLGEALLKTQVGRLTELLVTGPSRRGQGEWSGRSPENRIVNFAAPEGIGVGDLCRVRICKALKHSLKGEVLS, encoded by the coding sequence ATGGGAGTGGGAGTCTTGACGGAAAAGCTAATTGAGTCGAAAAAAATTTTTATAGAGACCTACGGATGTCAGATGAACGTTTGTGATTCCGGGAAAATCGCGCACCTTTTCGGCGCACGAAGCTATCAGGTGACCTCGGATTACCGTCAGGCTGATTTGATCGTTATCAATACTTGCAGCGTCCGGGAAAAGCCGGAGCTTAAACTGTTCAGCGCCCTGGGGCGTTATCTGCCGCTCAAACGCGGTCACTTAGGGCTGGTGCTGGCCGTGGGCGGTTGTGTTGCCCAGCAGTGGGGGGAGAAACTGCAGGAACGCTATCCTGGACTGGACATCGTTTTCGGGACGCACCAGCTTGATGCCTTGCCCGGAATGGTGGAGGAGGTCCTGGCAACACGGCAGAGGTTGAGCCGGACCGCTTTTCGGGAAATCCCCGGCGGGCTTGAAGTGCTGGCCCGGCCGGACCCGGCCGTGCCCAGCGCTATGGTCACGATCATGCAGGGTTGCGATAACTTCTGCACTTATTGTATCGTTCCTTATGTGCGTGGGCGCGAATACAGTCGGCCAAGCGCAGCGATTATCGCGGAGGTTGAAAAACTGGTTCAGGCCGGGGTCGGAGAGGTGATGCTGCTGGGTCAGAATGTTAATTCCTATGGCTTGAAAACCCCGGGAGAAATCAGTTTTGCCGAACTTCTGTTTCGGTTGGCCAAAATCGACGGTCTCAAACGGATTCGTTTCACGACCTCCCATCCCAAGGATATGTCGGCCGAGCTGATTAAGGCTTTCGCCGAGTTGCCCGGGCTTTGCCCCAGTCTTCATCTGCCTCTGCAGGCCGGCAGTGATGCCGTGCTCAAAAGGATGGGACGAGGCTATAGCGCCGCCGCTTATCTGGAAAAGGTCGCTGAATTACGCCGGGTGAGACCCGGGCTGGCTTTGACCACCGATATTATTGTCGGTTTTCCGGGAGAGAGTGAAGCCGATTTTCAGGAAACGCTGAAAATGCTTGAGCAGGTGGGTTATGATCAGATATATTCGTTTAAATATTCGCCGCGGCCGGGAACCAGGGCGGCGGCGTACAATGATTTGGTGCCGGCGGCTGAAAAGGATGAACGTCTGGCCCGTTGTCAGGCTTTGCAGGATGGGCTTGGTGAAGCCCTGCTGAAAACTCAGGTCGGGCGGCTGACCGAACTTCTGGTGACCGGTCCCAGTCGGCGGGGGCAGGGCGAGTGGAGCGGGCGCAGTCCGGAGAATCGAATCGTTAATTTTGCCGCGCCCGAGGGGATTGGGGTGGGCGATTTGTGTCGGGTGCGGATCTGCAAGGCCCTCAAACATTCCCTGAAAGGCGAGGTGCTGTCTTGA
- the surE gene encoding 5'/3'-nucleotidase SurE has protein sequence MMKTRILLTNDDGITAVGLRELEEGLRGLGRLTVVAPDRERSASGHSLTLQHPLRIDEQGPGHYAVDGTPTDCVFLGVNQVMRHERPDLVISGINRGGNLGDDITYSGTVAAAFEATLLGIPAIAVSLEYEREYHFATASRVARKVTEMVLAQGLPPDTMLNVNVPDLPWDKLAGFRVTRQGKRFYSGVVRENVDPRGRHYYWIGGEVLPGPAAVDTDAALVRRGFVSITPIHLDLTNHRALAALAEWEWES, from the coding sequence ATGATGAAAACCAGAATCTTATTGACCAACGATGACGGGATAACCGCAGTCGGTCTGCGCGAGCTGGAAGAGGGGCTGCGGGGACTCGGCCGCCTGACGGTAGTGGCTCCGGACCGGGAGCGCAGTGCCAGCGGGCATTCCCTGACCCTGCAACATCCTTTGCGCATTGATGAACAGGGTCCCGGGCATTATGCCGTGGACGGAACCCCGACCGACTGTGTTTTTCTCGGAGTCAACCAGGTAATGCGCCATGAGCGTCCGGATCTGGTGATTTCCGGAATCAATCGCGGTGGCAATCTTGGGGATGATATTACCTATTCAGGGACGGTGGCGGCCGCTTTTGAGGCGACCCTGCTGGGAATTCCGGCCATTGCGGTTTCCCTGGAATATGAGCGGGAGTACCATTTCGCCACGGCCTCGCGGGTTGCTCGGAAGGTGACGGAAATGGTGTTGGCCCAGGGCTTGCCGCCGGATACGATGCTTAATGTCAATGTTCCGGATCTGCCCTGGGATAAACTTGCCGGTTTTCGGGTTACCCGCCAGGGTAAGCGTTTCTATTCCGGGGTGGTGCGGGAAAATGTCGATCCCCGGGGGCGTCATTATTATTGGATCGGAGGCGAAGTCCTGCCGGGCCCGGCCGCCGTCGATACGGACGCGGCCCTGGTGCGCCGCGGTTTTGTCTCGATTACCCCGATTCATCTGGATTTAACCAACCATCGGGCCCTGGCCGCGCTGGCAGAATGGGAGTGGGAGTCTTGA
- a CDS encoding amino acid ABC transporter substrate-binding protein: MEIFVRFRSLRKKKFLLILGLFLSFQLSPATSPGEDFFSQPEKLPQVAVLLPLSGPFTELGQVLRSGFELGFAGPADAGSQTERFSVSYLDSRGDPENCRALVELLSSQNHTVLIAGTPLNPTAWTTAKTCEKQGLPFLMVWADQDDLISDRSLFSFRLTAPRSALKSALQNLILSQQPAITKLGIIYSPQPCSRLQARRLRNYCADLPVDLTIWEAFPEPEKSLADLLDQIEKQQPQLLLLAVSLEKASSLWLQKEPLQTFPRLSVVVSNALEASASIPPSSTNNHFLLYPCPAPTTATLNRYPVFTSQLQAVGYAAAETIRHVLAHSPDFRPETIIRTLENTSLATAGGQVSFSAATADKPGHQNRFSGCFCYNDSQGRQHSYFPPPQNPKKNQGEH, translated from the coding sequence ATAGAAATCTTTGTGAGGTTCAGATCATTGCGCAAAAAAAAATTCCTTCTGATCCTTGGTCTTTTCCTGTCATTTCAGCTCTCCCCGGCAACCTCGCCCGGCGAGGATTTCTTTTCTCAGCCGGAAAAGCTTCCCCAGGTGGCCGTGCTTCTGCCCCTGAGCGGACCTTTCACGGAACTCGGACAGGTTCTGCGCAGCGGTTTCGAGCTCGGCTTCGCCGGACCGGCGGACGCAGGATCCCAAACCGAGAGGTTCAGCGTCAGCTATCTTGACAGCCGGGGCGATCCGGAAAACTGCCGCGCCCTGGTTGAACTTTTATCTAGCCAAAACCATACCGTACTGATTGCCGGAACCCCGCTCAACCCCACGGCCTGGACCACCGCAAAGACTTGCGAGAAACAGGGCCTGCCCTTTCTCATGGTCTGGGCCGACCAGGACGACCTGATCAGCGATCGTAGCCTTTTCAGCTTTCGCCTGACCGCGCCGCGCTCAGCCCTGAAATCGGCCCTGCAGAATCTGATCCTTTCCCAGCAACCCGCCATCACCAAGCTCGGCATTATCTATAGCCCGCAGCCCTGTTCCCGGCTGCAGGCCCGCCGCCTGAGAAATTATTGCGCCGACCTGCCTGTCGACCTGACGATCTGGGAAGCGTTCCCCGAACCAGAAAAGAGCCTTGCCGACCTGCTCGACCAGATTGAAAAACAACAGCCCCAACTGCTCCTTTTGGCCGTCAGCCTCGAAAAAGCCTCCTCCCTCTGGCTGCAAAAAGAGCCGCTGCAAACCTTTCCCAGACTGAGCGTCGTCGTTTCGAACGCGCTGGAGGCTTCAGCCTCGATTCCGCCGTCGTCGACGAACAACCATTTTCTGCTTTATCCCTGCCCCGCTCCAACCACGGCTACGCTGAACCGCTATCCTGTCTTTACCAGTCAACTTCAGGCGGTGGGCTATGCCGCGGCGGAAACCATTCGCCATGTCCTGGCCCACAGCCCCGATTTCAGACCGGAAACCATCATCAGAACCCTGGAAAACACCTCTTTAGCCACGGCCGGCGGCCAGGTCAGCTTCTCGGCCGCCACAGCCGACAAGCCAGGACATCAGAACAGGTTCTCAGGATGCTTCTGCTACAATGACAGCCAGGGCCGCCAGCACAGCTATTTTCCCCCGCCGCAAAACCCGAAAAAAAACCAGGGAGAACACTGA
- a CDS encoding histidinol phosphate phosphatase domain-containing protein — protein sequence MIDLHTHTIFSDGVLVPAELARRARVAGYRALAFTDHVDFSNLDFVLPRLLTVCRILAETMEMVLLPGVELTHVPPSLIRRGVEQARDLGAAVVVVHGETLVEPVAPGTNLAALEAGADILAHPGLLTLKEAALAAAKGVFLELTTRGGHSLANGHVAALARQTGAKLLLNNDAHGPGDLVSLEMAEKIALGAGLTADEWRRLRLDVVAFVRRKTSGGGLGDAE from the coding sequence ATGATAGATTTGCATACCCACACGATTTTCAGCGATGGTGTTCTGGTGCCGGCGGAACTGGCTCGCCGGGCCCGGGTCGCCGGTTACCGGGCCCTGGCCTTTACTGATCATGTCGATTTTTCCAATCTTGATTTCGTTCTTCCACGTCTGCTTACGGTCTGCCGGATCCTGGCCGAAACCATGGAAATGGTGCTGCTTCCCGGGGTGGAGTTGACCCATGTGCCTCCCTCCCTGATTCGCCGGGGCGTGGAACAGGCCCGGGACCTGGGTGCGGCCGTGGTGGTGGTACATGGTGAAACCCTGGTTGAACCGGTGGCTCCCGGAACCAATCTGGCAGCCCTGGAAGCCGGGGCGGATATCCTGGCCCATCCCGGCTTGCTGACCCTGAAAGAGGCCGCACTGGCGGCGGCAAAAGGGGTTTTCCTGGAGCTTACGACCAGGGGCGGGCACTCTCTGGCCAACGGTCATGTCGCTGCCCTGGCCCGGCAAACGGGGGCGAAACTGCTGCTCAACAACGACGCCCACGGACCCGGCGACCTGGTCAGTCTGGAAATGGCCGAGAAGATTGCCTTGGGAGCCGGGCTTACAGCCGACGAGTGGCGGCGTCTGCGGCTTGACGTGGTCGCTTTTGTGCGAAGAAAAACCTCCGGCGGGGGACTGGGCGATGCGGAGTGA
- a CDS encoding acyl-CoA dehydrogenase has translation MDFKLTDELTMLRDTVRDFAAEKIAPFAEEWDKKHYFPYEEVIKPMGRLGFFGTVIPEEYGGNEMGWLAAMIITEEIARASSSLRVQVNMQELGCAFTILRYGNDELKRKYIEKLVNADILGAFAITEPGAGSDIMAMKSTAVDKGDHWLLNGQKTWISNATIGGINIFYAYTDRSAGGRGLSAFVVDLEESEGITVTELSKMGSLSSPTGEIVLENTKIPKGNILGKPGDGAKIVFGSLSQTRLSAAAGGIGLSQACLDSVTRYAMEREQFGQPIGNFQMNQSMIAEMVAEIEAARLMVYKAAWQKDQGDLSNNLEVAAAKYLSGELAYKCTQYAMRILGAYGYSTEYPVERYFRDAPTYAMVEGSTNICKFIMAQDQLGIRKANR, from the coding sequence ATGGATTTCAAGCTGACTGATGAACTGACGATGCTGCGGGATACGGTGCGTGATTTTGCGGCCGAAAAGATTGCTCCTTTTGCCGAGGAATGGGATAAAAAACACTATTTCCCTTATGAAGAGGTGATTAAGCCGATGGGCCGGCTGGGTTTTTTCGGCACCGTGATTCCGGAGGAGTACGGCGGCAACGAAATGGGTTGGTTGGCGGCGATGATTATTACCGAAGAAATCGCCCGGGCTTCAAGCTCCCTTCGGGTTCAGGTTAACATGCAGGAATTGGGCTGTGCTTTTACGATTCTCCGCTATGGCAATGACGAACTTAAGCGAAAATATATCGAAAAATTGGTGAACGCCGACATTCTCGGAGCTTTTGCGATTACGGAGCCGGGGGCCGGCTCCGATATCATGGCCATGAAATCAACGGCCGTCGACAAGGGGGATCACTGGCTGCTGAATGGCCAGAAAACCTGGATTTCCAACGCCACGATCGGAGGCATTAATATCTTTTATGCTTACACCGATCGCTCCGCCGGTGGTCGCGGTCTTTCCGCTTTCGTGGTTGATCTTGAAGAAAGTGAAGGTATCACGGTCACCGAGCTGAGTAAAATGGGTTCTTTGTCTTCGCCTACCGGGGAGATTGTGCTTGAAAATACCAAAATTCCTAAAGGGAATATCCTGGGTAAACCCGGTGACGGAGCCAAGATCGTTTTTGGTTCTCTCAGCCAGACGCGGCTTTCGGCCGCCGCCGGCGGTATTGGTTTGTCTCAGGCCTGTCTCGATTCGGTAACCAGGTATGCCATGGAACGGGAACAGTTCGGTCAGCCGATTGGCAACTTTCAGATGAACCAGTCGATGATCGCGGAAATGGTAGCCGAGATTGAGGCGGCCCGTCTGATGGTCTACAAGGCCGCCTGGCAGAAGGATCAGGGAGACCTGAGTAACAACCTGGAAGTGGCCGCGGCCAAATATCTTTCCGGTGAGCTGGCTTATAAATGTACTCAGTACGCCATGCGGATTCTCGGGGCTTACGGTTATTCGACTGAATATCCGGTCGAAAGATATTTCCGGGATGCCCCCACCTACGCCATGGTTGAAGGCTCGACCAATATTTGTAAATTTATCATGGCCCAGGATCAGCTTGGCATTCGCAAAGCAAATCGCTGA